A single genomic interval of Astyanax mexicanus isolate ESR-SI-001 chromosome 4, AstMex3_surface, whole genome shotgun sequence harbors:
- the lrrc24 gene encoding leucine-rich repeat-containing protein 24 yields the protein MALLLLLHIPSLLALLALFPSLSLGCPSGCRCYSLTVECGSIGLKEIPRGIIHGTQTIFLQDNAIGQIRGEDLSGMGCLHYLYLQNNSITVMEPGAFVSLSQLLELALNGNRLHLISADVFRGLEHLRILYLAGNQITRLEDYTFRGLQRLQELHLQENTMEALDEQALVGLSSLALLDLSRNNLRTLSPATLRPLISLQVLRITDNPWRCDCALHWLRGWINEEGQRLLSSAERRLLCAEPPRLSHLSLVEVPANSLVCIPPAVQLEPSHLTVRLGESLRVSCQASGYPQPQVTWRKASHGKAQLSPRGLVQEVGMDGDSRASGRLVTARPSGNGGTVGGRNPGRGMEDNGDRDNFGPDTGSGMLFLSNVTVAHAGRYECEAWNPGGVARVTFHLSVNMSSSSSSSAVWPRLHSSSSSSSSSSSSNYHPSSGDVSQEPIYELESMDFNALGTATQTAIAVGISLLALTALLLLCMIYSRHRQRQKEEGGGYGPSKEESILYVNDYSDGPTTFAQLEEYRDERGHEMYVLNRAKPVLPPPPVPGHNPLQTSECLQGQGVLTPGRVTGLGPRRAPAEGGEGPPPDPEGLFINQSLLFDTQIAYEIHC from the exons ACCATCTTCCTTCAGGACAACGCCATTGGTCAGATCCGAGGTGAGGACCTGTCTGGCATGGGCTGCCTGCACTATCTTTACCTGCAGAACAACAGCATTACGGTTATGGAGCCGGGGGCCTTCGTAAGCCTGAGCCAGCTGCTGGAGCTCGCCCTTAATGGGAACAGACTCCACCTGATCTCCGCTGATGTTTTCCGTGGCCTGGAGCACCTGCGCATCCTGTACCTGGCAGGGAACCAGATCACCCGGCTGGAGGACTACACCTTCCGCGGCCtgcag CGCCTACAAGAACTACACCTGCAGGAAAACACCATGGAGGCCCTGGATGAGCAGGCCCTAGTGGGCCTATCCTCTCTGGCTCTGTTGGACCTCAGCAGGAACAACCTAAGGACCCTCAGTCCAGCTACGCTCAGACCCCTAATCAGCCTACAGGTTCTCCGCATCACAG ATAACCCATGGCGCTGCGACTGTGCCCTCCACTGGCTTCGTGGTTGGATCAACGAGGAAGGCCAGCGACTCCTGAGCTCGGCAGAACGGAGGCTGCTTTGCGCAGAGCCCCCACGCCTTTCTCACCTGAGCCTGGTGGAGGTTCCTGCCAACAGCCTGGTGTGCATCCCACCTGCTGTCCAACTGGAGCCCAGTCACTTGACTGTGCGTCTGGGAGAGAGCCTGCGAGTTTCCTGCCAAGCCTCTGGCTATCCCCAGCCCCAGGTCACCTGGAGGAAGGCATCTCATGGCAAAGCCCAGCTGTCTCCTCGAGGGTTGGTGCAGGAGGTAGGCATGGATGGAGATAGCAGAGCCAGCGGAAGGCTGGTGACAGCCAGGCCTAGCGGAAACGGGGGAACCGTCGGTGGCCGGAATCCAGGGCGAGGGATGGAGGATAATGGAGACAGAGACAACTTTGGTCCAGATACAGGTAGTGGAATGCTCTTCCTGAGCAATGTGACTGTGGCCCATGCAGGACGCTACGAATGTGAAGCTTGGAATCCAGGTGGAGTTGCCCGAGTGACCTTCCACCTTTCTGTCAAcatgtcttcttcctcatcctcttcagCTGTCTGGCCTCGCTTGCAttcctcatcatcctcctcctcttcttcatccTCCTCAAACTACCACCCGTCTTCAGGAGACGTCAGCCAAGAACCTATTTACGAGCTGGAGAGCATGGACTTTAATGCTCTGGGCACCGCCACCCAGACAGCGATTGCCGTTGGCATCTCTCTGCTTGCTCTTACCGCATTGCTCCTGCTCTGCATGATCTACAGTCGCCATCGTCAGCGGCAGAAAGAGGAGGGTGGTGGCTATGGGCCAAGCAAGGAGGAGTCCATCCTCTACGTCAATGACTATTCCGATGGACCCACCACCTTTGCTCAGCTCGAGGAGTACCGGGATGAACGGGGTCACGAGATGTATGTGCTGAATCGTGCCAAGCCGGTGCTCCCCCCTCCACCTGTACCAGGACACAATCCTCTGCAGACCAGCGAGTGTCTCCAAGGCCAAGGAGTCCTGACCCCAGGTAGAGTAACAGGCCTTGGTCCTCGCAGGGCTCCTGCAGAAGGTGGTGAAGGACCTCCGCCAGATCCAGAGGGACTGTTCATCAACCAGAGCCTGCTGTTCGACACACAGATTGCCTATGAGATCCACTGCTGA